In Clostridium sp. DL-VIII, the following proteins share a genomic window:
- a CDS encoding aldo/keto reductase — translation MEFITLNNGIMMPMEGFGVFQVPDPAQCEQAVVDAIQAGYRLIDTASAYFNEEAVGAAIKRCGVPREELFITTKLWVQDAGYEEAKKAFQTSLDKLGLDYLDLYMIHQPLGDYYGAWRAIEELYKEGKIKAIGVCNFYPERLTDLCLTAQVLPAVNQVELHPFFQQENALATMKEFGVQPQAWGPLAEGKHGIFTNSMLTEIAEKYGKSVAQVVLRWNTQRGVVIIPKSVHQNRIVENLNIWDFELSQEDMNKIAAMDLGHSEIVDHSSPEFVKYLHGAKVHE, via the coding sequence ATGGAATTTATAACATTAAACAATGGAATTATGATGCCAATGGAAGGATTTGGAGTATTTCAGGTGCCGGATCCAGCACAATGTGAACAGGCAGTGGTTGATGCAATTCAAGCAGGATATAGATTGATTGATACAGCATCTGCATATTTTAATGAAGAAGCAGTAGGAGCAGCAATAAAGAGATGTGGTGTTCCAAGAGAAGAACTTTTTATCACTACAAAATTATGGGTACAAGATGCAGGGTATGAAGAAGCAAAGAAAGCATTTCAGACTTCACTTGATAAGCTAGGTCTCGATTATCTTGATTTATATATGATACATCAGCCATTAGGTGATTATTATGGAGCATGGCGTGCAATAGAAGAATTATACAAAGAAGGAAAAATAAAAGCAATTGGGGTATGTAATTTTTATCCAGAAAGATTGACGGATCTTTGTTTAACTGCTCAGGTATTACCAGCAGTTAATCAGGTTGAGCTTCATCCATTTTTCCAACAGGAGAATGCTTTGGCAACTATGAAAGAATTCGGTGTTCAACCGCAGGCGTGGGGACCACTTGCAGAAGGGAAACATGGTATATTTACAAATTCAATGCTTACTGAGATAGCTGAGAAGTATGGAAAATCAGTTGCGCAGGTGGTTTTACGTTGGAATACACAAAGAGGAGTTGTAATTATTCCTAAGTCTGTACATCAAAATCGTATCGTAGAAAATCTTAATATATGGGATTTTGAATTATCACAGGAAGATATGAATAAAATTGCAGCGATGGATTTAGGACATAGTGAAATTGTTGATCATAGCAGTCCTGAATTTGTAAAATATCTGCATGGTGCTAAAGTTCACGAATAA